The Acidimicrobiales bacterium DNA segment GGATTCGGCTGCGCAGCGGGTCGAGGGCAGCCTGGTTGGCACCCCGGTAGTACACCTTGGGGTTGGTGTTCTGCTCTGGGGAGCGAACGGCCACGTCCTCACGGCCGATGATCTTGCGGGCTTCGTTGTCGACGTCGTCGAAGTCGATGACCTTGATCGAGTGGGTCGGACACACGACCACACACGCCGGCTCGAGACCCACCTCGACCCGGTGGTTGCAGAAGTTGCACTTGTTGGCGACATTGGTCTCGGGGTTGATGTAGATGGCGTCGTAAGGGCAGGCGTTCATGCAGCCCTTGCACCCGATGCACAGAGCGGTGTCGAAGTCGACCACGCCGTTGTCGGTGCGATGCAGAGCCGACGTCGGGCAGATGGTCATGCATGGTGCGTCATCGCAATGATTGCAACGCATGACCGTGAAATGCCTGGCCGTGCTGGGGAACTCGCCGGTTTCCACATACTTGAGCCAGGTTCTGTTGACCCCCAGCGGAACATCGTGCTCGCTCTTACATGCGACGGTGCAGGCATGGCAGCCAATGCAGCCGTCGCTGTCGAGCAGGAACCCCAGTTTCGTCATGCAGCATCTCCCGGCACGAGCAAATCACGAATGTACGGTCAAATACCTATGGGCGCAAGCCAGACCCGGGAAACTACTGTGACGCCGATGATCATCTGTGCAGGTGAAGCCCTTATCGACATTGCCAGGTCTGGCACGGCCCATCCTGGTGGTGGCCCGATGAACACGGCCGTGGCTGCGGCCAGGCTCGGCGCCCCGGCGGCGTTTCTGGGCAAGGTGTCGACGGACTCGTACGGGGAGATCATCTGGCAGCACCTCGTCGACTCGGGGGTCGACACCACGCTCACGCAGCGTGGGCCCGAGCCGACCTGCCTGGCCATCGTCGAGGGTGACCCGCCGGTGTTCACCTTCCAGGGGCAGGGCACGGCAGACACAGCCCTCGACCGGCCCGACATGGGCGCGGTCGGGCCCGGCCCCCACATCCTGCACGGTGGCACGCTGGGCCTGTTCCGGCGGCCTGGCGCAGCGGTTCTGGCAGAGGTGGCAGCGACGCATCAGGGGCTCGTTTCGCTGGACCCCAACGTTCGGCCGCAGATAATCGGCTCGGGCGGCCGATCGGACTGGAGCACCTGGTTTCGCCGGTGGTTGCCCCATGTGGCTGTGATGCGAGCGTCGGACGCCGACCTCGACTGGATCTGGCCCGGCACCGGCCACGATGCGATCGCACGCGACCTGTTCGACCGCGGCGTGTGCTGCCTGATAGTGACCACAGCGCAAGGGGCCACCGCATACACCCCGGCAGGCAACACCACCGCCGCGTCGCAGCGTGTCGATGTGGTCGACACGGTGGGGGCGGGTGACTCGTTCTGCGGCGGGTATCTGACCCGGCTGCACGAGCTGGGCGTCGCCACCCGCGACGCAGCGGCCGGAGTAGACCTCGACACATGGCGCGACATCCTCGACTTCGCCGGACGGGTGGCGGCGGTTACGGTTCAGCGCGTCGGGGCCGATCCACCACGCCGTGCAGAGGTCGTGTGAGGCCGACGGGCAAAGCGCCAAGCCGACGAAACGGCCTCGGCCGCTGGATTCTGATGTGCGTGTCGATGATGGTGCTGACGGCTTGTTCGGGCGAGCAACAGCAGCAGGCACTGCCACAGCCATCGCCACAGCCGGTGATGGGCATCAGCTACCCGGTGTGGGCCGCCGACGGATACGACCGGCCCGAGAATGCCGTACACGTCGCCCAGATCGCAGACATCGGAGCCAACTGGATATCGCTGACGATCACCTGGTACCAGGACGAGCTCGGCTCTTCGTGCCCGGCGCCCGGACCCCAGACCGTTTCGCTCGAGGGCATCGAGCGGGTCGCAGCGCTGGCGCGCAGCGCTGGGCTCGAGGTCGCTATCAAGCCGATGGTCGACCTGCCGGACGACACCTATCGAGGCGAAATCGAACCCGACGATGTCGAGCAGTGGTTCGACTGTTACGCGACGCTCATGGGTGAGGTGGCCCAGGTGGGTGATCGCAGCGGGGCCGGAATGATCATCGTGGGCACCGAGCTGATCTCGCTGGAACGACACGAGCAGAACTGGCGAGCGCTCATCGCCCAGCTTCGCGACGAGTTCGCCGGAACGCTGACGTACTCGGCCAACTACACCGACCTCGACACCATCGGGTTCTGGGATGACCTCGACTTCATCGGGGTCAGCGCCTATTGGCCCCTCGCCGATCGCCCTACCGACGATGTGGACTTGCTGGTGGCCGGCTGGCAGCCGCATGTGCAAGCGCTCGAGGCGATGGCGCGCTCATGGGACCGCGAGATCCTGCTGACAGAGGTCGGCTATCGAAGCGTGCACGGTGCCGTGGTGGCCCCATGGGATTGGCAGAGTGACCTCGAAGCCGA contains these protein-coding regions:
- a CDS encoding PfkB family carbohydrate kinase, coding for MIICAGEALIDIARSGTAHPGGGPMNTAVAAARLGAPAAFLGKVSTDSYGEIIWQHLVDSGVDTTLTQRGPEPTCLAIVEGDPPVFTFQGQGTADTALDRPDMGAVGPGPHILHGGTLGLFRRPGAAVLAEVAATHQGLVSLDPNVRPQIIGSGGRSDWSTWFRRWLPHVAVMRASDADLDWIWPGTGHDAIARDLFDRGVCCLIVTTAQGATAYTPAGNTTAASQRVDVVDTVGAGDSFCGGYLTRLHELGVATRDAAAGVDLDTWRDILDFAGRVAAVTVQRVGADPPRRAEVV